In a genomic window of Occallatibacter riparius:
- a CDS encoding ABC transporter permease, whose protein sequence is MRNDLRFALRMIWSHRWFSAAVVVTLALGIGLNAMVFTLINAVLFKPVPVPGGARLVSVINRNPAPNENPVGMSLPAFRDYRAQSSSFEAFEAAIDEEAVLSENRLPPQPYHLQRATAGIFSMLHASPILGRGFTATDTQPGASPVAVIGYGIWKDRYGSDPNIIGRPVRVNAEPATIIGVMPEGYKFPSGVDMWIPLVPTPELEKRDNHSLTGFAILKPGVSEHQASVELDGIAHRLAAQYPADKDLSASVQTFHERYNGGGIRVIFLLMLAAVGFVLLIACANVANMMLSRALTRNREISIRTALGASRWRVVRQLLIESVVLSVLGGLAGFGLAAFGVHWFDLATRDIRPSWIAFTPDWIAFAYFAGLCIFSGLLFGTAPALRAARANLNNMLKDGARTVGRQREGWLTGTLVVFQFALTLVLLSGAGVFVRSLLASLEINPSVPATHLTTARIDLPETRYKDNDARLRFYDQLLPRLRALPGVSHAALTLSPPGMGAARQQMELEGQPIGEPGRRPWVSYLVLSPGYFETIHLPLVEGRDFNETDGASHHFAAVVTRETAAHFWPGQDPVGKRFRLFEEDNKPTEWVTVVGVSVNIVQELISNDPKPLIFVPYRQRGWGSRTIAVESSGDPTSAIRGVVQSMDPELPLRDVSTLSASLEHQTWFLRVFGKVFGTFALIGLIMASVGIYAVIAHAGSRRTQEIGVRMALGASVRNILMLVMKRGLWQIGLGLILGMALAIPAVRLLGALPFGVATKDPTVFLTVAGVLITVGIIACWLPARRAAGLDPVKALRYE, encoded by the coding sequence ATGAGAAACGACCTGCGCTTTGCCTTGCGGATGATCTGGTCACATCGGTGGTTCTCGGCCGCCGTGGTGGTCACGCTGGCTCTCGGCATTGGTCTGAACGCCATGGTGTTCACGTTGATCAACGCCGTTCTGTTCAAGCCTGTGCCTGTGCCGGGAGGCGCGCGCCTGGTCTCTGTCATCAACCGCAATCCCGCCCCGAACGAGAATCCGGTGGGCATGTCTCTACCCGCATTTCGAGACTATCGCGCACAATCCTCTTCATTCGAGGCCTTTGAAGCTGCCATCGATGAAGAAGCGGTCCTCAGCGAAAACAGACTCCCCCCGCAGCCCTATCATCTGCAGCGCGCGACCGCCGGCATCTTCTCTATGCTGCATGCCAGCCCCATCTTGGGTCGCGGTTTTACCGCAACCGACACACAGCCAGGAGCCAGCCCGGTGGCCGTCATCGGCTATGGCATCTGGAAAGACCGTTACGGCAGCGACCCCAATATCATCGGCCGGCCGGTTCGCGTCAATGCCGAACCCGCCACGATCATCGGCGTGATGCCGGAGGGATACAAGTTCCCCAGCGGAGTGGACATGTGGATTCCGCTCGTGCCCACGCCGGAGTTGGAGAAACGCGACAATCACAGCCTGACGGGTTTCGCGATCCTCAAGCCGGGTGTGAGCGAACACCAGGCATCGGTCGAACTGGATGGCATCGCCCATCGGCTCGCCGCGCAGTACCCCGCCGACAAGGATCTCTCCGCCAGCGTTCAAACCTTTCACGAGCGCTACAACGGCGGGGGGATTCGTGTGATCTTCCTGCTGATGCTCGCGGCCGTTGGCTTTGTCCTCCTGATCGCCTGCGCCAATGTTGCCAACATGATGCTGAGCCGCGCGCTCACGCGCAACCGCGAAATCTCAATTCGCACCGCGCTTGGCGCCTCGCGGTGGCGCGTCGTTCGGCAGCTCCTGATCGAAAGCGTTGTGCTCAGCGTTCTCGGCGGGCTCGCTGGATTTGGCCTTGCGGCTTTTGGCGTGCACTGGTTCGATCTGGCTACCCGCGACATCCGGCCTTCGTGGATCGCGTTCACCCCCGACTGGATAGCATTCGCTTACTTTGCCGGACTATGCATCTTCAGTGGCTTGCTCTTTGGCACGGCCCCGGCCTTACGCGCCGCGCGCGCCAATCTCAACAATATGCTGAAAGATGGCGCTCGCACCGTTGGCCGGCAGCGCGAGGGATGGCTCACCGGCACCCTGGTTGTCTTCCAGTTCGCGCTTACGCTCGTACTTCTTTCCGGAGCTGGCGTGTTTGTGCGGAGCCTGCTGGCGAGCCTGGAGATCAATCCCTCAGTACCTGCTACGCACTTGACGACGGCGCGGATCGATCTACCCGAGACGCGCTACAAGGACAACGATGCACGGCTGCGGTTCTACGATCAGTTGCTGCCACGGTTGAGGGCGCTCCCGGGCGTGAGTCATGCTGCGCTGACGTTGTCGCCTCCAGGGATGGGCGCCGCGCGACAGCAGATGGAGCTGGAGGGCCAGCCCATTGGCGAACCGGGACGGCGGCCGTGGGTGTCTTACCTGGTGCTCTCGCCGGGTTATTTCGAGACGATCCACCTGCCGCTCGTCGAGGGCCGCGACTTCAACGAAACGGATGGAGCATCGCATCACTTTGCGGCTGTCGTGACGCGGGAGACGGCAGCGCACTTCTGGCCGGGCCAGGACCCGGTCGGCAAGCGTTTCCGGCTGTTCGAAGAAGACAACAAGCCGACGGAGTGGGTGACGGTGGTGGGGGTTTCTGTCAATATCGTCCAGGAGCTGATCTCGAACGATCCGAAGCCGCTGATCTTTGTGCCCTACCGGCAGAGGGGCTGGGGGAGCAGGACCATCGCGGTGGAGTCTTCAGGCGATCCGACATCGGCGATTCGCGGCGTGGTGCAGAGCATGGATCCCGAGCTGCCGTTGCGAGACGTCTCTACGCTGAGCGCCTCCCTTGAGCACCAGACATGGTTTCTGCGCGTGTTTGGGAAAGTTTTCGGCACCTTTGCGCTGATCGGCCTGATCATGGCCTCGGTAGGCATCTACGCGGTGATCGCACATGCCGGCAGCCGCCGCACACAGGAGATCGGCGTGCGCATGGCTCTGGGCGCCAGTGTCCGTAACATCCTCATGCTGGTGATGAAGCGCGGATTGTGGCAGATTGGCCTGGGACTGATCCTCGGCATGGCCCTGGCCATCCCCGCCGTACGCCTGCTGGGTGCACTTCCGTTCGGCGTGGCTACAAAGGATCCAACGGTCTTCCTCACCGTCGCCGGAGTACTGATAACTGTGGGGATCATCGCCTGCTGGCTACCCGCACGCCGCGCGGCTGGGCTCGATCCGGTCAAGGCGCTCCGCTATGAATAG
- a CDS encoding Crp/Fnr family transcriptional regulator: MMSHARGAKLFNEGDQARNVFIICFGQVKISSTSRDGKTMILKIAGPGDVMGLSAVLANVPHEVTAEAIEPCSVKTMRKQEFIDFLGRHGIASMHAAQSLSGEYMTVFHDAKRLALSGSAAGRLARLLLDWGRAASNGRAELRFTMALTHEEIANMAGTSRETVTRLLNQFRRDQWIQIRGASLTITKPEQLEKLTA; this comes from the coding sequence ATGATGAGCCACGCGCGCGGCGCCAAGCTGTTCAATGAAGGCGATCAGGCGCGCAACGTTTTCATCATCTGCTTCGGCCAGGTGAAGATCTCCTCCACATCGCGCGACGGCAAGACGATGATCCTCAAAATCGCCGGCCCCGGCGATGTCATGGGGCTCAGCGCCGTGCTTGCCAATGTTCCGCACGAAGTAACTGCGGAAGCCATCGAGCCGTGCTCGGTGAAAACGATGCGCAAGCAGGAGTTCATTGACTTCCTGGGGCGCCACGGAATCGCCAGCATGCATGCCGCACAGTCGCTCTCCGGCGAGTACATGACAGTGTTCCACGACGCCAAGCGGCTTGCGTTGTCAGGCTCGGCCGCGGGACGACTGGCTCGCCTCCTGCTCGACTGGGGTCGCGCCGCTTCGAACGGACGCGCCGAACTCCGCTTCACCATGGCGCTCACGCATGAAGAGATCGCCAACATGGCCGGCACATCGCGCGAGACCGTGACGCGGCTCCTGAATCAGTTCCGCCGCGATCAGTGGATCCAGATTCGCGGCGCCAGCCTGACCATCACCAAGCCGGAACAACTCGAGAAGCTAACCGCTTAA
- a CDS encoding Crp/Fnr family transcriptional regulator produces the protein MAAEARARIMAATAAHPVSELLACPPAISNLLTAAAQTITFEAGEVIFRQGSPCAGLYLVIQGQLQRRTERLTSRITLGTARPGELIELAAALGDHLHTYSLLGQVAGSLLMLPMEALQKAFESHPPLRMQLLEELAREVSRAYHACSLAHCARTRRSRFSES, from the coding sequence ATGGCAGCAGAGGCAAGGGCAAGAATCATGGCAGCTACGGCAGCGCACCCGGTATCGGAACTGCTGGCCTGCCCACCTGCCATTTCCAACCTTCTGACGGCGGCCGCCCAGACCATCACATTCGAGGCCGGAGAAGTTATCTTCCGGCAGGGATCTCCGTGCGCGGGGCTCTATCTGGTCATCCAGGGCCAGCTTCAGCGGCGCACCGAGCGGTTGACTTCCCGCATCACGCTCGGCACCGCGCGCCCCGGCGAGTTGATTGAACTGGCAGCTGCGCTGGGCGATCACCTGCATACCTATTCCCTGCTGGGACAAGTTGCGGGCTCGCTCCTTATGTTGCCGATGGAAGCCTTGCAGAAAGCCTTCGAAAGCCATCCGCCGTTGAGGATGCAATTACTGGAAGAACTGGCCCGCGAGGTATCGCGCGCCTATCATGCGTGCAGCCTTGCACACTGCGCGCGCACCCGCCGCAGCCGTTTTTCCGAGAGCTAA
- a CDS encoding universal stress protein, with the protein MSFADRMKTIVVATDLQGTSEAALEYARKLAGAYGARIVLAHGADPLEYAAVDSVPGNVLRHISEQARSVLDNMVADLIREGIHSHSELRQGAVVDMLLEVASQYEAGLIVIGTKGSQGAGPVAVGAIVEQLVRRSTCPVLAVAADWNAGENRPIPGGPVMLAIDQNDAKQAAVEVASSLAATFRRTLIVVHARTSAEASAFLNPCATTLADFGIKESAEFPVRCIVKDGPPEDAIPRAVLQYGPSILVTGVKRKSDSPGPHGTVFTLLASSRAPVLCIPAPADTEKIQPDAELAANVG; encoded by the coding sequence ATGAGTTTTGCCGACAGGATGAAGACCATCGTGGTTGCGACGGACCTGCAAGGGACGTCCGAGGCGGCCCTCGAGTACGCACGCAAACTGGCTGGCGCCTATGGCGCGCGCATTGTGCTCGCGCATGGGGCAGATCCGTTGGAATACGCCGCCGTAGACTCCGTTCCCGGGAACGTCTTGCGGCACATCTCTGAGCAGGCGCGCTCGGTGCTCGACAACATGGTGGCCGACCTTATCCGCGAAGGGATTCACAGCCATTCCGAGCTCCGCCAGGGTGCCGTCGTTGACATGCTTCTCGAGGTAGCGAGCCAGTACGAAGCAGGACTCATCGTCATCGGGACCAAGGGAAGCCAGGGCGCGGGCCCGGTTGCCGTCGGCGCCATCGTTGAGCAGTTGGTACGCCGTTCCACCTGCCCGGTCCTGGCGGTAGCTGCCGACTGGAACGCCGGTGAGAACCGTCCCATCCCCGGCGGACCCGTGATGCTGGCAATCGATCAAAACGATGCGAAGCAGGCCGCCGTCGAGGTCGCGAGTTCGCTGGCAGCCACATTCAGGCGTACTTTGATCGTGGTACACGCGCGCACCTCTGCTGAAGCTTCGGCGTTCCTGAACCCATGCGCCACGACTTTGGCCGATTTCGGCATCAAGGAATCCGCAGAGTTCCCGGTGCGCTGCATCGTGAAAGACGGCCCGCCGGAGGACGCAATTCCGCGCGCGGTGCTACAGTACGGCCCCAGCATTCTGGTAACCGGAGTCAAGCGGAAGAGCGATTCGCCGGGCCCGCACGGTACGGTCTTCACGCTCCTCGCAAGCTCGCGCGCGCCCGTGCTCTGCATTCCGGCTCCTGCGGACACGGAGAAGATTCAGCCCGACGCAGAATTGGCGGCTAACGTGGGTTAG
- a CDS encoding glycoside hydrolase family 3 protein has product MSAQTFFTGALLGLCGLLFAGAVHAQAPVPDSPEIEAKAQAMLSKLGLEQKVQLIGGVDSMFTNALPSINLPRFKMSDASVGVRTWGPTTAYAGGVMLAATWDPDFARKLGESLGKDARVRSVNFLLGPGVNIARSPIAGRNFEYLSEDPYLNSAMVVPYIEGVQSQGVIATVKHYAINNQEYSRHDTDVEVDERTMREIYLPAFEAAVTKGHVDSVMNSYNLINGQHATQNEFLNLKVLKGEWGFKGVLMSDWDATYDGVAAANNGLDLEMPSPRFMNAKTLLPAVKSGQVKESTIDDKVLRILRTELRYGFTDRPQFDPANSTYSIADRAVALQGAREGITLLKNEGKILPLDASKIKTIAIIGPDAWPAVPGGGGSSNATAFEPVSIVTGIANLVGPNVRVLYTRGLPEIMDVFWQTNWNGPVQVATYSSKDFTGTPQTANQPKIADYKNEWWGPADKGPRSVRYTASYKADKAGRYLLLADAAGGDKYTISIDGKQVLQQTQAEGQVAETAALDLNAGQTVSVVADYKPAFAGTRLGIGLVNAASVISEEVKRFASMADVAIVAVGYNSDSESEGADRTFTLPFGQDALLEAVAAANPHTIVALTAGGAVDTSRWLDKVPALLHNFYPGQEGGTAIAEVLFGKQNPEGHLPVSFDKNWEDNPSYQYYYPIKGADTVLKVPQSDRPATNLTIGHVKYGDKLMVGYRYWTTTGKQPLFPFGFGLSYATFSFANIQAPSTGKAGEPVTVSFNVTNSGSVAGAEVAQVYVSDPSAKALRPERELKGFEKVRLAPGETKHVSITLDARAFSYWDESSHKWTIDPGKFVVRVGDSSENTPLAADVTLN; this is encoded by the coding sequence ATGTCTGCTCAAACGTTTTTCACGGGGGCATTGCTGGGTCTGTGTGGATTGTTATTCGCCGGCGCGGTGCATGCCCAGGCGCCGGTGCCCGATTCGCCCGAGATCGAAGCCAAAGCTCAGGCCATGCTGTCGAAGCTCGGGCTGGAACAAAAGGTCCAACTGATCGGTGGCGTTGACAGCATGTTCACCAATGCGCTCCCTTCTATTAATCTGCCGCGATTCAAGATGTCCGATGCCTCTGTAGGAGTTCGCACCTGGGGGCCGACTACGGCTTACGCCGGCGGGGTGATGCTCGCGGCAACGTGGGATCCTGATTTCGCGCGCAAGCTGGGCGAGAGCCTGGGCAAAGATGCCCGCGTCCGAAGCGTCAACTTTTTGCTCGGACCGGGCGTGAACATTGCGCGGTCGCCCATTGCCGGACGCAACTTTGAGTATCTGTCTGAGGATCCGTACCTGAACTCAGCCATGGTCGTTCCTTATATCGAGGGCGTGCAGTCACAGGGCGTGATCGCGACGGTGAAGCACTACGCGATCAACAACCAGGAGTACAGCCGCCACGACACCGACGTTGAGGTGGACGAGCGCACCATGCGCGAGATCTACTTGCCGGCGTTCGAGGCCGCGGTGACCAAGGGGCACGTCGACTCCGTGATGAATTCCTACAATCTCATCAACGGTCAGCATGCTACTCAAAACGAGTTCCTCAACCTTAAGGTTCTCAAGGGCGAGTGGGGATTCAAGGGCGTGCTGATGTCGGACTGGGACGCGACCTACGATGGCGTGGCCGCAGCGAACAATGGGCTCGATCTGGAAATGCCATCGCCGCGCTTCATGAACGCGAAGACACTGTTGCCCGCCGTCAAGTCCGGACAGGTCAAGGAATCCACCATCGACGACAAGGTGCTGCGCATATTGCGGACCGAGTTGCGTTATGGATTCACCGATCGTCCGCAGTTCGATCCTGCGAATTCGACCTACTCCATTGCCGATCGTGCGGTGGCTCTGCAGGGAGCGCGCGAGGGCATTACGCTGCTCAAAAACGAAGGCAAGATTCTGCCGCTTGATGCTTCGAAGATCAAGACGATCGCGATCATCGGGCCGGACGCATGGCCAGCGGTTCCCGGCGGCGGTGGTTCCTCGAACGCGACGGCGTTTGAGCCTGTCAGCATTGTCACCGGCATCGCCAACCTCGTCGGACCCAACGTCCGCGTGCTCTACACCCGCGGCCTGCCGGAGATCATGGACGTCTTCTGGCAGACCAACTGGAACGGCCCCGTCCAGGTCGCCACGTATTCCAGCAAAGACTTCACCGGAACCCCGCAGACAGCCAATCAGCCGAAGATCGCCGACTACAAGAACGAATGGTGGGGACCCGCCGACAAGGGCCCGCGCAGTGTTCGCTATACGGCTTCCTACAAGGCCGACAAGGCCGGCCGGTACCTGCTGCTCGCCGACGCGGCGGGCGGCGACAAATACACCATCAGCATCGATGGCAAACAGGTCCTCCAGCAGACGCAGGCCGAGGGGCAGGTGGCCGAAACCGCCGCGCTCGATCTCAACGCCGGCCAAACCGTTTCCGTAGTCGCCGACTATAAGCCCGCCTTCGCCGGTACGCGCCTTGGCATCGGCCTGGTCAACGCCGCCAGCGTCATCTCTGAAGAAGTGAAGCGGTTTGCGTCGATGGCGGACGTGGCCATCGTCGCGGTTGGCTACAACTCCGACTCAGAGAGCGAAGGCGCAGACCGCACTTTCACGCTGCCGTTCGGGCAGGACGCGTTGCTGGAGGCTGTCGCGGCGGCGAATCCGCACACCATCGTGGCGCTCACCGCGGGCGGCGCGGTCGACACCAGCCGCTGGCTCGACAAGGTTCCGGCGCTCCTCCACAACTTCTATCCCGGCCAGGAGGGCGGCACTGCGATTGCGGAGGTGCTCTTCGGCAAGCAGAATCCCGAAGGCCACCTGCCGGTCAGCTTCGACAAGAACTGGGAGGACAATCCGTCGTACCAGTACTACTACCCCATCAAGGGCGCCGATACCGTGCTGAAGGTGCCCCAGTCCGACCGACCCGCCACCAACCTCACCATCGGTCACGTGAAGTATGGCGACAAGCTGATGGTGGGCTATCGCTACTGGACGACGACGGGCAAGCAGCCGCTGTTCCCGTTTGGATTCGGGCTCAGCTACGCCACCTTCAGCTTCGCGAACATTCAGGCGCCGTCGACGGGTAAGGCGGGCGAGCCCGTCACTGTCAGCTTCAACGTGACCAATAGCGGCAGCGTGGCAGGAGCCGAAGTTGCGCAGGTTTATGTCTCGGATCCCTCGGCGAAGGCGCTGCGGCCGGAACGCGAGTTGAAGGGCTTCGAGAAGGTGCGGCTCGCGCCCGGCGAGACTAAGCATGTTTCGATTACGCTTGACGCTCGCGCGTTCAGCTACTGGGATGAGTCCTCGCACAAGTGGACCATTGATCCAGGTAAGTTTGTGGTGCGCGTGGGCGACTCCAGCGAAAACACGCCGCTCGCCGCGGACGTCACCCTCAACTAG
- a CDS encoding class I SAM-dependent methyltransferase: MQHGKASRTALRVAIRRAAHQLVDDPPVLVDPVAVKLIGQDYPRDLERASHTVARDFRAYLAARSRFAEDHLVKAIAAGVRQYVILGAGLDTFAYRNPFPDLRVFEADFPATQDAKREMLAAAGIALPPNLTFVPLDFEHKTLLESLFDAGINQSAPAFFSWLGVAPYLTIQAFRSTLAAIGTLPEGTGVAFDYSLPPETLTPERRAIFDRLAERVAAAGEPFQLFFTPEQMDNELRQAGFRRIEQLDHEGLNQLYFQNRADGLKLSPVRIGIVVAAWK; this comes from the coding sequence ATGCAGCACGGGAAAGCGAGCCGAACCGCGTTGCGCGTGGCCATACGCCGCGCGGCGCACCAGTTGGTGGATGACCCGCCCGTGCTCGTCGATCCCGTCGCCGTAAAGCTGATCGGCCAGGACTATCCACGCGACCTCGAACGGGCGTCGCACACGGTGGCCCGTGATTTCCGCGCCTACCTTGCCGCACGCAGCCGTTTTGCGGAAGATCATCTCGTCAAGGCCATCGCAGCGGGCGTTCGCCAATACGTCATCCTCGGCGCTGGGCTCGATACCTTTGCGTACCGCAATCCCTTCCCTGACCTCCGCGTCTTCGAGGCCGACTTCCCCGCCACGCAGGACGCCAAGCGCGAGATGCTGGCTGCCGCCGGCATCGCTCTGCCGCCCAATCTCACCTTCGTCCCACTCGATTTCGAGCACAAAACTCTGCTCGAGAGTCTGTTTGACGCCGGCATCAACCAGTCGGCGCCGGCCTTCTTCAGTTGGTTAGGCGTTGCTCCCTACCTGACAATTCAGGCGTTCCGATCGACGCTGGCGGCTATCGGAACTCTGCCCGAAGGAACCGGCGTGGCTTTCGACTACAGCCTGCCACCGGAGACGCTAACGCCGGAGCGGCGCGCCATCTTCGACCGCCTGGCCGAGCGCGTAGCGGCGGCCGGCGAGCCGTTTCAGCTCTTCTTTACGCCCGAGCAGATGGACAATGAGTTGCGCCAGGCCGGCTTCCGCAGGATCGAACAGCTCGATCACGAAGGTCTCAACCAGCTCTATTTCCAGAACCGTGCCGATGGACTCAAATTGTCACCAGTCCGCATCGGGATTGTCGTTGCCGCCTGGAAGTAA
- a CDS encoding EamA family transporter translates to MNWIFWALLSALFAAATALLAKVGVAHVDSNLAMAIRTTVVVVFAWGIALALGKHGEIRDLDRRTILFLTLSGLATGLSWICYFRALQLGPASRVAPLDKLSVPLVMIFAWLLLGEKLTGPAILGGALITAGAVVMVLG, encoded by the coding sequence ATGAACTGGATTTTCTGGGCGCTACTTTCGGCGCTGTTCGCGGCCGCAACCGCGCTGCTGGCCAAGGTTGGCGTGGCCCACGTCGACTCGAATCTGGCTATGGCGATACGGACGACTGTGGTGGTCGTGTTTGCCTGGGGGATCGCGCTCGCGCTGGGCAAACATGGCGAGATACGCGACCTGGACCGGCGAACGATCCTCTTTCTCACGCTGTCCGGCCTTGCGACGGGTTTGTCGTGGATCTGCTATTTCCGCGCGCTGCAGCTAGGGCCGGCGTCGCGGGTCGCTCCCCTGGACAAACTCAGTGTCCCGCTGGTGATGATCTTCGCGTGGTTACTGCTGGGAGAGAAGCTGACGGGGCCGGCTATTCTGGGCGGCGCCCTTATCACTGCTGGAGCCGTCGTGATGGTGCTGGGCTAG
- a CDS encoding shikimate kinase: MTDASREQGHELVSVRRIVLTGFMGSGKSTVGPLVAARLGWRFLDVDDVIVAEAGMAISDIFARHGELAFREIERNTIARLAGEDGLVLALGGGAIEDADTRELLLHAPGTILVHLEVALETMLARCSGTDGARPVLADRANLAARYERRLPLYRAAHVSIAADRLTPEQVTDAVVQAGRARRLV; this comes from the coding sequence ATGACAGATGCTTCAAGAGAGCAGGGCCATGAGCTGGTATCGGTGCGCAGGATTGTGCTGACCGGGTTTATGGGGTCGGGCAAGAGCACGGTGGGACCGCTGGTGGCGGCGCGGCTGGGATGGCGCTTTCTGGATGTAGACGACGTGATAGTGGCCGAGGCTGGCATGGCGATCAGCGACATCTTTGCGCGCCACGGCGAGCTTGCGTTTCGCGAGATCGAGCGGAATACGATTGCGCGCCTTGCTGGCGAGGATGGGCTGGTGCTTGCGCTGGGTGGCGGGGCGATTGAAGATGCCGATACGCGGGAGCTTCTGCTGCATGCGCCTGGGACTATCCTGGTTCATCTTGAGGTGGCACTGGAGACGATGCTGGCCCGATGCTCGGGTACCGACGGTGCACGTCCAGTGTTGGCCGATCGGGCGAATCTTGCTGCGCGGTATGAGCGGCGCCTGCCGCTGTATCGTGCTGCGCATGTGTCTATTGCGGCCGACAGACTGACTCCGGAGCAGGTGACGGACGCCGTGGTGCAGGCAGGCCGAGCACGGCGCTTGGTATGA
- the cyoE gene encoding heme o synthase: MRELFKVRVTGLVVITGWAGFYLGSMQSGISTLQRGLIDTLVGIGLVSAGAGALNQCLERRSDALMKRTADRPLAAGRYPLGLGIVAGLGALALGGGWLALHANLLTVALALLTAFTYVAIYTPLKRVTTLATFIGAFPGAMGPMLGWTAARDQIEWPAVALFAILFVWQFPHFMAIAWMYRDEYAKAGIKMLPVVQPDGWSTFVEALFYAVLMIPVSLAPWRLGITGVAYALIAGPLGLVYLAYTIRFGKILRTKDAAESRMVARDLLKVSVIYLPLLMTTLMLCAIAKH; encoded by the coding sequence TTGCGCGAGCTGTTCAAGGTTCGGGTGACGGGACTGGTGGTGATTACCGGATGGGCAGGGTTTTACCTGGGATCGATGCAGTCGGGTATCTCGACTTTGCAACGAGGGCTGATCGACACGCTGGTGGGCATCGGGTTGGTTTCGGCGGGCGCGGGCGCGTTGAACCAGTGCCTGGAGCGGCGGAGCGATGCGCTGATGAAGCGCACGGCCGATCGGCCGCTAGCAGCGGGGCGGTATCCGCTCGGGCTGGGGATTGTTGCTGGATTGGGAGCCCTTGCGCTGGGCGGGGGCTGGCTGGCGCTTCACGCCAATTTGCTGACCGTGGCGCTGGCCCTTTTGACGGCGTTTACGTACGTGGCGATTTACACGCCGCTGAAGCGGGTGACGACGCTGGCGACGTTCATTGGGGCATTTCCGGGAGCGATGGGGCCGATGCTCGGCTGGACGGCAGCGCGCGACCAGATTGAGTGGCCCGCGGTGGCGCTGTTCGCGATTTTGTTCGTGTGGCAGTTTCCGCATTTCATGGCGATCGCGTGGATGTATCGCGACGAGTACGCGAAAGCCGGCATTAAGATGCTGCCGGTGGTGCAGCCCGACGGCTGGTCGACGTTTGTTGAGGCGCTGTTCTATGCCGTGCTGATGATTCCGGTGAGCCTTGCGCCCTGGAGATTGGGCATCACGGGTGTGGCCTATGCGCTTATCGCAGGCCCGCTGGGGCTGGTGTACCTGGCGTATACGATTCGGTTCGGGAAGATTCTGCGCACGAAAGATGCGGCGGAGAGCCGTATGGTGGCGCGCGACCTGCTGAAGGTGAGCGTGATTTATCTGCCGCTGCTGATGACCACGCTGATGCTGTGCGCCATTGCCAAACACTAA
- a CDS encoding DUF420 domain-containing protein, producing MTTAAQTEKRGPVAAAGVIAILAISVAATLFLFWLIYVHPASDQAGVRMAFLPALNALLNGASATALLIGFLFIRSRKIVAHRRSMLMAFGFSTLFLIGYIAHHALHGDVRYPAQAAYRGIYLSILASHIVLSAVALPMILITFFFSLTGRFPQHRKLARWTFPIWLYVSVTGVITYVMLRLAMSGS from the coding sequence ATGACGACTGCGGCACAAACTGAGAAGCGCGGGCCGGTCGCTGCTGCCGGCGTGATTGCGATTCTGGCGATCAGCGTCGCGGCAACGCTGTTCCTGTTCTGGCTGATCTATGTGCATCCCGCGTCTGACCAGGCCGGCGTGCGGATGGCATTTCTGCCTGCGCTGAATGCCTTGCTGAACGGAGCTAGCGCGACGGCGTTGCTGATTGGGTTTCTGTTCATTCGGTCGCGGAAGATTGTGGCGCATCGGCGATCGATGTTGATGGCGTTTGGATTCTCGACGCTGTTTCTGATCGGCTATATCGCGCACCATGCGCTGCATGGAGATGTTCGCTATCCTGCGCAAGCCGCCTATCGCGGTATCTACCTTTCGATTCTGGCCAGCCATATCGTGCTCTCGGCGGTGGCGCTGCCGATGATTCTGATTACCTTCTTCTTTTCGCTCACCGGGCGTTTCCCGCAACACCGGAAACTGGCGCGGTGGACGTTCCCGATCTGGCTGTATGTTTCGGTTACGGGCGTGATCACTTACGTGATGCTGCGCCTGGCGATGAGTGGGAGTTAG